Genomic window (Lycium barbarum isolate Lr01 chromosome 2, ASM1917538v2, whole genome shotgun sequence):
aatcataaagaggaaatacgacttaactgttggaaaacattaagaagttcttaagagaccaagtgcatattcatagaacaaccattagaagtatatcacattgaaacctgaagcataatatctaatcaaattggggaacacaaccttagtctctatttCGCATTATATACAATTTTAGTCAAAATacttaattacattattcaacaactatttcaaactatcaggaataggattaaagcttttaaagactagtatcgcatacgattagtacttttttctctccatattccctgtgggattcgaccccaaccttgttgggttactatatttgacaacgtccgctttacatcattaagaggtgtaatttgagcgtatcagttgACGGGAGCCACCTCAAAACAGCATACAACGGAACGTTCATTTCAGCAAGCACGTTAGACGGTGCACGTAAGTCAAATACACGTATCAGCTTGATTATACTAAAGAATGAATAtgtaaaactgattttttttaattgtcgCGGTATGTGCAGGTAATATACTTCCTTTAGCATATGGTGTGATAGATTCAGAAAATGACAGGTCTTGGACGTTGTTCTTTGAGCGATTCAGGGAAGCGTATGGTGTGAGAGAGAACATGTGTATTGTTTCCGATAGGCATGAAGGCATAAACAAAGTTGTTTCTAGAATCTATCCGAATGTGCCATATTATGCATGCATATGGCATCTTTGGGGTAACGTATGTAAGAAGTATAAGAAGAGCCATGATGTGTTGAGTCCCATGTTTTATGCAATGGCAAAAGTGTACACACAGGAAGATTTTGATGAGCTTATGGGGAAAGTTGAGAAGGCAGATTTTCGGGTGGCAGAGTATTTGGAATTGGATGGAAGAGAGAAGTGGGCTAGAGTGTATGCAACTGCTAACCGAGGGTGGACAACGACTTCAAACATAGAAGAGTGTATTAATAGTCACCTTGTAGCAGCAGGAGAGCTTCCTATATTTGATTTTCtagaagaagtgaggaagatgtttggaagatggaattatAATAACCGGAAAAATGGTATATACACGTCACAACACTTAGTAAAAAGTTTCAGGAGATGTTGTCAATAAATGAGTATCTATGTTTACGTATGGCGGTATGTTTCTtttcaaattgcttaagtatgtTCGATTGAGATTCAGTTATGTTCGTTGTATTTGATATATTTATCATATGGAATCTGTGAGATCTATGTGAAAATGATAACATGTATTTATTAGTTGAATAAGTATTTTGATTCTATTACATTATTGTATTTGTTGTATTTAATTATATGCAATCTGGATATATGTGTCAAATATTTTCACAAATTTGGTGTATGTGACTAGATTGATCAAATACAATTAATCAGCTATGAAAAATAATTAGCGACATGTTTATGACTATAATGGTTTAATCTTTGCAATCATGAACTTATGTGTATTTGAATGTACGTGATGTATGTTTTAGTTGTATTTGACTGATCTGTTGTAGGTCGAACCATCAACCGAATACTTGTACACAGTATATGATGCAGGAAGACGTTTCATCGTTAACTTGGACAACAAAACTTCCAGTTGTCGGATATTTCAAATAGACAAAATTCCATGCCCACATGCATGGGCTGTCATTAAGAAGAAAAATCTAATGGCTGATGATTACTGTTCCGAATTGTTCAAACCGCACACCGTGGTGAAGACGTATGATGCCGCCGTGGATCCTCTCCCTGACGAGCGGGAATGGAAGATTCCAACATACATATCAAAGGATGTGGTTTTTCCACCAAGATACAAGAGACCTCCTGGTAGGCCGAAGAAAAAGCGTGATAAGCCGTTATTTGAATTgcttcttgaaaaaaaaagaCATGCTTGCAGT
Coding sequences:
- the LOC132628390 gene encoding uncharacterized protein LOC132628390; its protein translation is MAKVYTQEDFDELMGKVEKADFRVAEYLELDGREKWARVYATANRGWTTTSNIEECINSHLVAAGELPIFDFLEEVEPSTEYLYTVYDAGRRFIVNLDNKTSSCRIFQIDKIPCPHAWAVIKKKNLMADDYCSELFKPHTVVKTYDAAVDPLPDEREWKIPTYISKDVVFPPRYKRPPGRPKKKRDKPLFELLLEKKRHACSTCGQTRHNRRSCSNAPRRK